One stretch of Malus domestica chromosome 14, GDT2T_hap1 DNA includes these proteins:
- the LOC139191293 gene encoding protein ANTAGONIST OF LIKE HETEROCHROMATIN PROTEIN 1-like, translated as MLPHRRPPHPHRCVFAHLHLLALICLELSDMERRKLLLVLLLQMSHLKTICICTILVLLMLRAKQRHVERRTLTNRSLVRREISLCYLNGIIGNTDIECVNELRMDRRTIGILCELLRQDGRVKTNGLVSVEEQVCMTLQILAHHTKNRSVGGRFYRSGETMSRYFNSVLQGILRLQGILLKVPQLVPIDSTNPRWRCFKNCLGALDGTHIDMHVPEIDKPRYRTRKGRVATNVLGVCSGDIQFIYVFPGWEGSASDSRVLHDAITRPNGFKVIIA; from the exons ATGCTCCCTCATCGTCGTCCACCTCACCCCCATCGCTGCGTCTTCGCTCATCTGCATCTGCTCGCCCTCATCTGCCTTGAGTTGTCTG atatggagcgaaggaagcttttattggtctTATTGTTACAGATGTCTCATTTAAAGACAATTTGCatttgtacgattcttgtgTTGCTGATGCTAAGGGCTaaacagagacatgttgaacgacGCACTTTGACTAACCGTTCACTTGttagacgagagattagtttgtgttatctgaatggtataatagggaatactgatattgaatgtgtcaacgaattgagaatggatagaaggactATTGGCATATTATGTGAAttacttcgtcaagatgggagggtaaaaacgaatggtttggtgtctgtagaggagcaggtgtgtatgactttacaaatactagcacatcatactaagaatcgtagtgttggcggtagattttataggtcgggagagactatgagtaggtatttcaatagcgtattgcaaggaattttgcgattacaaGGTATCCTACTAAAAGTCCCTCAGCTtgtgcctattgattctacaaatcctaggtggcgatgttttaag aattgcttgggagcattagatggaacacacattgatatgcatgtacctgaaattgacaaaccaagataccgaacaagaaagggtcgagtcgcaactaatgtgttaggtgtgtgttcaggagatatacagttcatatatgtgtttccggggtgggagggttcggcatcagactctagagtgctacatgatgcaattactaggcctaatggttttaag GTTATTATTGCCTAg
- the LOC114821214 gene encoding subtilisin-like protease SBT2.5: protein MEGTKSELYFVFMNYDPQYERLRADRTKGGANELDLYLSRKHDQLLARTLQPGSYKKTLSLVIVDGFSVEITEDQASVLRSAKEVRLVEKNQELA from the exons ATGGAAGGTACAAAAAGTGagttatattttgttttcatgaacTATGATCCTCAGTACGAACGCCTTCGAGCTGATCG AACAAAAGGAGGAGCAAATGAGCTAGATTTGTACCTAAGCCGGAAGCATGACCAGTTGTTGGCAAGAACCCTTCAGCCAGGAAGCTACAAGAAGACATTGTCTCTCGTCATTGTTGATGGGTTTTCTGTGGAAATTACTGAGGACCAG gcCAGTGTGCTTAGATCTGCGAAAGAAGTGAGACTGGTGGAGAAAAATCAAGAGCTTGCTTAA